CTTCTTTTGTTCGTTCGCTAATCGCTCAGGACGATACGCAGCAGGTCGACGGTGCTCCTAGCCCCAGTCTTCCTAATTAGGTTTTCGCGGTGAAACTCGACGGTTCGGGGGGCGATGTTCAGGACGCGGGCGATCTCCTTGCTTGAGTGCCCTTTGGCGATTTGGGCCAGCACCATCCGCTCTCTTGACGTCAGTGCGTCATGTCCCGGAAAGGGGTTTGGCAGGATATCCGGCGCCCCGTTGAGCTTCCCGCCCTGCTGCTTTGATGGCCTGAGCTCAGGGGGCTCAAGAAACTCCCAATCATTGTTTTGCCTGATGATCGTGCCTTGATGGGCGCGCACAACCTCGAGAAGGTCCACGATCCCGCTTTTCGCCATGGAGTAAGTGCACAAGACGAGCATTTTCTGGCCGGCTACGGACCGGTCCAGGTCGCGCTCATATTCGCAAAACTTCTCCCAACGGTCGGTGCCAAGCCAGAATGCGTTCCCGCTGATCCGTATTCCGTCATAGCCTTTCGCCAATGCGTTCCGGAGCCTTTCGTTCCAGCTTTCGATAATCCGTTTCAGCTCAAACTCACCTCCGGGCGTGTACCATTCGGCAGCCTGCACGATCTCGATCTGACCGGCGGCTAAGCGTTTGTCGATATCGGGAAGCGATGCTCGCAACGCGTCCGCGGCGGCTTCTGCAGTGGTCGGATCGGAGATCGCCCATAGGCAGAACTCGTTGTTCTCCAGGCCCGCCTTAAAGTACGGGATATTGGCATCCAGCAGGTCTTGCGCGGTCTCATAGAAAACGCACATGTGCATGCCCCAGGAAGTCTCGCCAAGAGCGCTTATCCCCGATTTGCGCTGCGAGCCGGCTTCTTCGCCGTCATGCCATTCTGAAGAAAGGGAGTGCCTCTGGGTCATCGGAAAATCGCCTGCAGCACAGGCTTTGCCTCTCCTTAATCGCAGTAAATCGGGGTAAGCATGAGGCACTGGCAGCCATGTGATGAATCTCCAGATGGGTATCTCTTGCCCATCGTTCAAGTAGATTATATAGATGCCACTAAGCGATTGGACAGATTAATAGAGGGTGCCTCTTTGGAAGTTCGGCAGTTGCAGCATTTCCTCGCCGTGGCCGAGGAAAAGCACTTCACGAGGGCGGCGCAGCGCGTGAACATCGTGCAGTCGGCCCTTTCAAATTCGATCCGGTTGCTCGAGGAAGAACTCGACGTCAAGTTGTTTATTCGCAGCACGCGTCAAGTCAGGCTGACTGACGCTGGACGGATGTTGCTTGACAAGGCGAGGAGTGCGTTGGA
The genomic region above belongs to Mesorhizobium sp. B4-1-4 and contains:
- a CDS encoding MEDS domain-containing protein, whose protein sequence is MTQRHSLSSEWHDGEEAGSQRKSGISALGETSWGMHMCVFYETAQDLLDANIPYFKAGLENNEFCLWAISDPTTAEAAADALRASLPDIDKRLAAGQIEIVQAAEWYTPGGEFELKRIIESWNERLRNALAKGYDGIRISGNAFWLGTDRWEKFCEYERDLDRSVAGQKMLVLCTYSMAKSGIVDLLEVVRAHQGTIIRQNNDWEFLEPPELRPSKQQGGKLNGAPDILPNPFPGHDALTSRERMVLAQIAKGHSSKEIARVLNIAPRTVEFHRENLIRKTGARSTVDLLRIVLSD